A window of the Microvirga terrae genome harbors these coding sequences:
- a CDS encoding IlvD/Edd family dehydratase has translation MTEDKKRSLRSQAWFGRQDKMGFYYRSFLKNSGFPQDQFEGRPVIGICNTWSELTPCNAHFRTIAEHVKYGVLDAGGFPLEFPVSSLGEVTMRPTAMLFRNLAAMDVEEAIRAHPLDGVVLLMGCDKTTPALLMGAASADLPTIGVSGGPQLRGVYRGKYIGSGTNIISMSEQLRAGEVTLQEFHEAEGGMNRSAGHCMTMGTGSTMASMVEALGVGLPENAAIPAADARRNHLARMAGRRIVEMVNEDLVLSKVMTRQAFENAIRTLAAIGGSTNAVVHLLAIAGRVGIDLTLDDFDRLGREIHCLVDLMPSGRFLMEDFYYAGGLPVVLRTLGERGLLHKDTLTVNGKSLWENVKDAPCWNREVITTFEEPFKPEAGIAILKGNLAPNGAVIKPSAASPELMQHTGRAVVFETIEDLHHRIDDEDLDIDETCIMVLKNCGPKGYPGMAEVGNMPLPQKLLKKGVRDMIRISDARMSGTAYGTVVLHVAPEAAAGGPLALVQNGDLITLDVTARSLHLHVEAEELERRRAAWAPPAPHADRGWAKLYIDHVLQADKGVDLDFLVGRTGSPVPRDNH, from the coding sequence ATGACCGAAGACAAGAAACGCTCTCTGCGCAGCCAAGCCTGGTTCGGACGTCAGGACAAGATGGGATTCTATTACCGCTCGTTCCTGAAGAACAGCGGCTTCCCGCAGGACCAGTTCGAGGGCCGGCCCGTCATAGGAATCTGTAACACCTGGTCGGAGCTGACGCCCTGCAACGCGCATTTCCGCACCATCGCCGAGCACGTGAAGTACGGCGTGCTGGATGCTGGCGGTTTCCCGCTCGAATTCCCCGTCTCCTCGCTCGGCGAGGTGACCATGCGCCCGACCGCCATGCTGTTCCGCAATCTGGCGGCTATGGACGTGGAGGAGGCGATCCGCGCCCATCCGCTTGATGGCGTGGTTCTCCTCATGGGCTGCGACAAGACCACCCCTGCCCTGCTGATGGGCGCCGCCTCGGCGGATCTGCCCACGATCGGCGTGTCGGGCGGGCCCCAGCTGCGCGGCGTCTATCGAGGCAAGTATATCGGCTCGGGTACCAACATCATCTCCATGAGCGAGCAATTGCGCGCGGGCGAGGTGACCCTGCAGGAATTCCACGAGGCGGAAGGTGGAATGAACCGCTCGGCCGGCCACTGCATGACCATGGGCACCGGCTCCACCATGGCCTCCATGGTCGAGGCTCTCGGAGTCGGCCTGCCGGAGAACGCCGCAATCCCGGCCGCCGACGCCCGGCGCAACCATCTCGCCCGCATGGCCGGGCGGCGCATCGTCGAGATGGTGAACGAGGATCTCGTGCTGTCGAAGGTAATGACCAGGCAGGCCTTCGAGAACGCGATCCGCACGCTCGCGGCCATCGGCGGCTCGACCAACGCGGTCGTACACCTGCTCGCCATCGCGGGACGGGTTGGGATCGACCTGACCCTCGACGATTTCGACAGGCTCGGCCGCGAGATCCACTGCCTCGTCGATCTCATGCCGTCAGGGCGCTTCCTCATGGAGGACTTCTACTATGCAGGCGGCCTGCCGGTAGTGCTGCGCACCTTGGGCGAGCGCGGCCTTCTGCACAAGGATACGCTCACCGTTAACGGCAAGTCGCTCTGGGAGAATGTGAAGGACGCGCCGTGCTGGAACCGCGAGGTGATCACCACCTTCGAGGAGCCATTCAAGCCGGAGGCCGGCATCGCCATCCTGAAGGGCAATCTTGCGCCGAACGGCGCAGTCATCAAGCCGTCGGCGGCTTCGCCTGAACTCATGCAGCACACGGGCCGTGCCGTCGTATTCGAAACCATTGAGGATCTGCATCACCGCATCGACGATGAGGATCTCGACATCGACGAGACCTGCATCATGGTGCTCAAGAACTGCGGACCGAAGGGCTACCCGGGCATGGCCGAGGTCGGCAACATGCCGTTGCCGCAGAAGCTGCTCAAGAAGGGCGTCCGCGACATGATCCGGATCTCGGACGCGCGCATGTCGGGCACCGCCTACGGCACGGTGGTGCTGCACGTGGCACCAGAGGCGGCCGCCGGCGGTCCGCTGGCGCTGGTGCAGAACGGCGACCTGATCACGCTTGATGTCACCGCCCGCAGCCTGCATCTTCACGTCGAGGCCGAGGAGCTGGAGCGTCGACGCGCCGCCTGGGCTCCGCCGGCGCCGCATGCGGATCGCGGGTGGGCCAAACTCTACATCGACCACGTCCTGCAGGCCGACAAAGGAGTCGATCTGGACTTTCTCGTCGGACGGACAGGATCACCCGTTCCCCGCGACAACCATTGA
- a CDS encoding dihydrodipicolinate synthase family protein translates to MSSTGKTSTRPYRGVFPVAPTIFDDDGRLDLEGQKRAIDFMIDAGSDGLCILANFSEQFVLTDSERETVMTTVLDHVAGRVPVIVTTSHFSTDICVERCKRAEAAGAAMVMIMPPFFGATLRVSEAGIYEFFRRVSDAISIPIMIQDAPMAGTSLSAPFLARMAKEIANVSYFKIEVPGTASKLRDLIALGGDAIEGPWDGEEAITLMADLDAGATGAMTGGAYPDGIRKIIDPYMAGDKEEAAVAYERWLPLINYENRQCGLLAAKVLMKEGGVIRSDAVRHPLQSLHPETRKGLIEVARRVDPVVLRWGR, encoded by the coding sequence ATGTCCTCGACCGGCAAGACCTCCACGCGCCCGTACCGCGGCGTATTCCCGGTGGCCCCCACCATTTTCGATGACGACGGCAGGCTCGATCTCGAAGGCCAGAAACGTGCCATCGACTTCATGATCGACGCGGGCTCCGACGGCCTCTGCATCCTGGCGAACTTTTCCGAGCAGTTCGTTCTGACCGACAGCGAACGCGAGACCGTGATGACGACGGTGCTCGACCATGTCGCCGGCCGCGTTCCGGTCATCGTCACCACCAGCCATTTCTCGACCGACATCTGCGTCGAGCGCTGCAAGCGGGCAGAAGCCGCGGGCGCCGCCATGGTGATGATCATGCCGCCCTTCTTCGGTGCGACCCTGAGGGTGTCGGAAGCTGGAATCTACGAGTTCTTCCGCAGGGTCTCGGATGCCATCAGCATTCCGATCATGATTCAGGATGCGCCCATGGCTGGGACTTCCCTGTCAGCGCCCTTCCTTGCCCGCATGGCCAAGGAGATCGCCAACGTCTCCTATTTCAAGATCGAGGTGCCCGGCACCGCGTCCAAGCTGCGGGATCTCATCGCTCTTGGAGGAGACGCCATCGAAGGTCCCTGGGACGGCGAGGAAGCCATTACCCTCATGGCCGACCTCGATGCCGGCGCCACGGGCGCGATGACCGGCGGCGCCTATCCGGACGGCATCCGCAAGATCATCGATCCCTATATGGCGGGCGACAAGGAGGAGGCTGCGGTTGCTTATGAACGCTGGCTTCCACTGATCAATTACGAAAACCGGCAGTGCGGATTGCTGGCCGCCAAGGTGCTCATGAAGGAGGGCGGCGTCATCCGATCGGACGCGGTCCGTCATCCACTGCAGTCCCTGCATCCGGAGACCCGCAAGGGTCTGATCGAGGTCGCCCGCCGTGTCGATCCGGTCGTGCTGCGCTGGGGCCGATAG
- a CDS encoding methyl-accepting chemotaxis protein, with protein MSDKNSTIRNKFARFLTGVTGRFYAGIAAGILALVALAIFGSATISSILTEQKKTELKHLVESAVSIVADFDARAKRGEMSEDDAKRRASETLRILRYGGSEYFFIQDYQTVMLMHPFNKAVEGKDNSAVKDANGISFFKEIGQAGRAGGGFVAYLFPKPNQPEPLPKLTYAANFDKWGWVIGSGVYIDDLAAAAASYRNLFLALVAGAAAFLVLIAFGLGRSISRPIQKLVANMGALADGDLSVTIEGTSRRDEIGVMAGSVQVFKDALIAKKLADEATALEADAKTRRAELLDQLTKRFEMNVSALTQGLSSAATEMEATAQSMTAVASQTTQQSVGVAAAVQQTSSNVQTVAAATEELSISIREIASQVSQSSAVAERAVAGTQRTSATVQELAASAEKIGNVVQLINTIAGQTNLLALNATIEAARAGEAGKGFAVVASEVKDLATQTARATEEISQQIASVQQATGQTVTAIQEIARTITEMSQISTSIAAAMEEQGAATAEIARNVQEAARGTEAVTGSIADVNQGAGETSTAAGQVLGAARELARHSHDLGQEVTAFLSGVKAA; from the coding sequence ATGTCTGACAAGAATTCTACCATCCGAAACAAATTTGCGCGTTTTCTCACCGGCGTCACCGGCCGGTTCTATGCCGGCATCGCGGCCGGGATCCTCGCTCTGGTTGCGCTCGCAATCTTTGGCTCCGCCACGATCTCCAGCATTCTGACCGAACAGAAGAAGACCGAGCTCAAACATCTTGTGGAATCCGCCGTCAGCATTGTGGCGGATTTTGACGCCCGCGCGAAGCGAGGCGAGATGTCAGAGGATGACGCAAAGAGGCGCGCCTCCGAGACGCTGCGCATCCTGCGCTATGGGGGCTCGGAATACTTCTTCATCCAGGACTACCAGACGGTCATGCTGATGCATCCCTTCAATAAGGCGGTGGAAGGCAAGGACAACTCAGCCGTAAAGGATGCGAATGGCATTTCCTTCTTCAAGGAGATCGGGCAAGCCGGCCGGGCCGGCGGCGGCTTCGTGGCCTATCTCTTTCCCAAACCGAATCAGCCCGAGCCTCTCCCGAAGCTCACCTATGCAGCCAACTTCGACAAATGGGGCTGGGTGATCGGCAGCGGCGTCTATATCGATGATCTCGCGGCCGCCGCCGCATCGTATCGCAACCTGTTTCTGGCGCTCGTGGCCGGTGCGGCGGCTTTTCTCGTGCTGATTGCTTTTGGCCTTGGTCGCAGCATTTCCAGGCCGATTCAGAAGCTGGTGGCGAATATGGGTGCGCTCGCCGACGGCGACCTTTCGGTGACGATCGAGGGAACGTCCCGCCGGGACGAGATCGGCGTCATGGCCGGGTCCGTGCAGGTGTTCAAGGACGCGCTCATCGCGAAGAAGCTTGCCGATGAGGCAACTGCCCTCGAGGCTGATGCGAAAACCCGCCGGGCCGAGCTGCTCGACCAGCTCACCAAGCGCTTCGAGATGAACGTCTCGGCCCTGACGCAGGGGCTGTCCTCGGCGGCCACCGAAATGGAGGCCACCGCCCAGTCCATGACCGCGGTCGCGAGCCAGACCACCCAGCAATCGGTTGGTGTTGCCGCCGCCGTACAGCAGACCTCATCGAACGTGCAGACGGTGGCGGCCGCCACCGAGGAGCTGTCGATCTCGATCCGCGAGATCGCCAGCCAGGTCAGCCAGTCCTCGGCCGTGGCCGAGCGCGCCGTGGCCGGCACCCAGCGCACCAGCGCCACCGTCCAGGAGCTCGCCGCCTCGGCCGAGAAGATCGGCAACGTGGTGCAGCTGATCAACACGATTGCAGGCCAGACCAACCTGCTGGCGCTCAACGCCACCATCGAGGCGGCCCGGGCCGGCGAGGCCGGCAAGGGCTTTGCCGTGGTGGCGAGCGAGGTCAAGGACCTGGCGACGCAGACCGCCCGGGCCACCGAGGAGATCTCGCAGCAGATCGCCTCGGTCCAGCAGGCGACCGGCCAGACGGTAACGGCGATCCAGGAGATCGCCCGCACCATCACCGAGATGAGCCAGATCTCGACCTCGATCGCCGCTGCCATGGAGGAGCAGGGCGCCGCGACCGCCGAGATCGCCCGCAACGTTCAGGAAGCGGCGCGGGGCACGGAAGCCGTGACCGGCAGTATCGCGGATGTGAACCAAGGCGCCGGCGAGACGAGCACGGCAGCCGGTCAGGTGTTAGGCGCGGCACGCGAGCTTGCACGCCATTCTCACGATCTGGGCCAGGAGGTGACGGCCTTCCTCTCCGGCGTGAAGGCCGCCTGA